One Oncorhynchus keta strain PuntledgeMale-10-30-2019 chromosome 34, Oket_V2, whole genome shotgun sequence genomic window, atgatggctgcgtggtcccatggtgtttattcttgcatactattgtttgtacagatgaacgtggtatctacaggcgtttggaaattgctcccaaggatgaaccagacttgtggaggtctacaatgtttttttctgagatcttggctgatttcttttgattttcccatgatgtcaagcaaagaggcactgagtttgaaggtaggccttgaaatgcatccacaggtacacctccaattgactcaaattatataaattaggctatcagaagcttctaaagccttgacatcattttctggaatcttccaagctgttaaggcacagtcaacttagtgtaggtaaacttcagacccactggaattgtgatacagtgaattaagtgaaataatctgtctgtaaacaattgttagaacaattacttgtcatgcacaaagcagatgtcctaaccgacttgccaaaactatagcttgttaacaagacatttgtggagtggttgaaaaacaagttttaattactccaacgtcagtgtatgtaaacttctgacttcaactgtatatacacgaggctgtgtcagaggaaggccccataGACCCCCCTATTTGTTTTGTACATTGCTGCTATTCACTgttttatctatgcatagtcacttcacccctacctacatgtacaaattaccacgactaacctgtacctcaccacagactcggtaccccctgtacatagcctcgttgttattttgtgttactttttattgtgTTTTACTTTTAGTTTATTTGGCAAATAAACTCTCTTGAACtgggctgttggttaagggcttgtaagtaagcatttcacggtaaggtctacacttgtattcggcgcatgtgacaaagtctgatttgatttgagtttgtggtggtaaatagacagctacgaagaacATAgaaaaactctcttggtaaagtgtggtttacagcttatcatgaggtactctacctcaggtgagcaaaacctcgagaccTCCTTActattagattttgtgcaccagctgttgttaacaaatatacacagaccgcCACCCCTGTTCTATCTTGCTGATACAGCGTAAAAACCCACCAGCTGCATcttattcatgtcgtcgttcagccacgacttggtgaaacataatatattacagtttaatgtcctgttggtatgACATACATGATCGTAGTTTGTCtaaacacacaatagcacaattggttaggggaCCGTAAAACGGCAGTCATCTTCTCCAGCGCCGTTGTATAACTGTTcagagactgtgaatcaggcctttatggtctaattgctgcaaggaaaccactactagacaccaataagaagaaaagacttgcttgggccaagaaacatgagcaatggacattagactggtggaaatctgttctatggtctgagtccaaatttgagatttttggttccaaccgccgtgtctatGTGAGattcagagtaggtgaacggatgatctctgcatgtgtggttcccaacttGAAgcatggtgacactgtcagtgatttgtttagaattcaaggcacactaaaccagcatggctaccaccgcattctgcagcgatacgctatcccatctggtttgcgcttagtgggactatcattcgtttttcaacaggacatgacctaaaacacacctccaggttgtgtaaggactatttgaccaaggagagtgatggagtgatacatcagatgacttggcttccacaatcacccgacctcaacacagttgagatggtttggaatgagttcgacctcagagtgaaggacaagcagccaataagtgctcagcatatgtgggaactccttcaagactgttggaaaagcattccaggtgactacctcatgaatctggttgagagaatgccaagtatgtgcaaagctgtcaaaggcaaaggttggctactttgaagaatctcaaatatattttgttacTACCCGATCccatatgtttttttttcatagttttgatgtcttcactatccttctacaatgtagaaaatagtttttttttttaaaacacttgaatgagtacgtgtccaaactgttgactggtacatattattattatcattattataataataattttgattcatcagggggtgctgcagcaccctcaccACCCATACTTCCCACAGCTATGAACACATCACTTAGGGTAGACAAATTACAGAAGGCTGATAAAGAACATTTATATACACCTTTCAAAATAACCACTTTGTGCTAGTCTAATAAATTAAGAGTTGACAACACTACTCTATATGTATATAACACgttttagcatggacattgccTTTGAGGGCTTCAGCTATTTTAAATTAGTCATCAGTGGGGATTCCTGTGGGTTGGGAGTGATCAGCCAATGAGCAAAGCATTGTCTTCTTCAAATTGAGTTGCACATGGTTAGTAAATGACTTTAAACTATATCGTCGCCATCTATTGGCTGCAATAAATAAATCACAAGATTTGGTTCAGTTCTCCGGCATTGCAGGTGGCGGTAAACCAATATTAGGTGTACACTTTTTTTCAAaacaaaagaagaagaaaatggaAGACTTTGAAATGGAGATAGCATGATCgcacagatacagtcctctatcTAACTGTATGAACCAAATACAAAATTATGTGAGTTGTCAATGGTCGCGTTCTACTGCTCAGACGTTTCATGCGTCAACCAATGGTTGCGTACCACGTCACCGACTGTGTCATCGACTGACAGATCGCTATAACATATGTCGTTAGCGGATacttaaaatacctatccaggcgttgtaagatctggcatgcgTCTGGGCAGAGGAACACGCCCAATCAATTACAAAAAAACTTGACCAATATGTAGATTAAATGTTCAATTGACCAATCACGTTGTTTAGGTGGAGAGAGTAGAAAAACCCATCTTTGGCGATGCATGAACGGGGCAGAGAGGTATTTGGGTATACCAGATTTGACTTTAAttagagttacagggtgtgttgagtgATGGTGTCCCGTCCTCCCAGGCCATTGGCATGGTGCAGGCATAGATaaggtcaaagtagtggaatgggatagttaaaaaatatatatataatattaaaaATATGCTAATATTAGAGTCCAGTTGGGGATGGTATTGCAACATATTGAATACCAACCACCATTAtactgaaataataataataataagaagaagaagaacatatgAACTGGTTGTTTATTGGGCTTCCAATCTGACTCCATCTTTGCACATGGTTGTTGCCCGAATATGCACCATTTTAGAATGAACCTGTATGCCAGGGGTCTCAAACTCATCCCATGGAGGGTCTGATCGTTTCTGGttccctttcaattaagacctacgCAACCAGGCCAGGGGAGTttcttactaattagtgaccttaattcatcattcaaatacaagggaggagcgaaaacctgAGGACACTCACCCCTCCAACCCCGTGGAATGACTTTGACATGTGCTGTAGGCCTGTCGTGATTTTGATGGTGAAGAAGAAAGATCATTTGGGCATTTTGATTGACAGTCTGCTGGGTGAATACCTGTCTTAATCATTTTGTTTCTCCCACCTGGGTGAGCTGTCAAGCGtgccaagagggtgcaaagctgtcgtcaaggcaaagggtggctactttgaagaatctcaaatatattttgatttgttgtaacactttttttttggttactacatgattccatgtgtgttatttcatagttttgatgtcttcactattattttacaaagtagaaaatagtaaaaaataaagaacaacccttgaatgagtaggtgtgtccaaacttttgactggtactgtttgtgTAGGGTTGGTTGGTGGTGCATTTCTGTTCAATAGGCATTTTTCATATCAATCTGTAACATGATCCACTAccgcacagtaggtggcggcatgcacaaACAAACGTGTGAATGGCATGAACCTGAAGTGTTTTGTGTAGGCCTAGCGAGCCTATCTGTGCTGGGCCAGTGCATGTGAGGATTTGATGTGTGTGTCAAACTAGCCCATTAAAACTGTCTGCTGGGTTTTGAAAATGTGTTagatatttattattattattattattattattatatttcacTCATTTGTTGGTTGTTAGTGAAAGTTGGACTTTAGGAGCCTCATTGAAGTAGTCATTTGCAACATAAACCGTTTACTCCAAACAGAAGACGTTTTGCAACGAAAACAAGTGTttgtattggacaaattcagggaGGTCCATCCCCATTTCGTTCTGTTTGCTCTGTTTGCATCCTTTTGGTTCTTAAAACGGTAACCGGTTTCCATTGAAAgacgtaatgaatacaccccagtaATAATTATTTCAATCACCAACTCTATTTTGCAGTCATTTTATAAAATTGGTCAATGACCACGTGTAATTATGCCTGATActaggtacagtgcattcatgaagtattcagaccccttcaacattgtttccacatcatttcaatgaaatgacgttgaaccaatgtggaatagacattgaattgacatctgtgcccagtggggccATCTGGCGTACTTCCCGGAGAGAGCCCACAGGAGCAGCTCAATGGAAAGATCAGCCTGTCCTGAAGTCATCAGGTGAGAATCACAACTTCAAATAGTGGCTAAACAGTATCCCCTGCTTTGGTTTTATTGGCCAATCAGTTTGAACACCTGTGGCCACCTGTGTATTTAGTAATGACCATGTACGCTGAGGAAGGTTTCAGCTAAAAAAAACAATAACCCCGTACAgtggacaaaaatataaatgcaacatgtaaattgttggtcccatgtttcatgagctgaaataaaagatcccagaaatgttccatacgcacaaaagcttatttctctcaggttttgagggagtgtgaaaTTGGTGGCAATGAGGTTATGATGTTGGCAGGCATAAgttacggacaacgaacacaatggcattttattgatggcaatttgaatgcacagagataccgtgacgagatcctgaggcccgttgtcgtgccattcatccgctgccatcacctcatgctTCAGCATGATAATCCACGGgctcatgtcgcaaggatctgtacacaattcctggaggcTGAGCATaccctgcatactcaccagacatgtcacctttTGAGCATGTTCTGGATTGacatgtatgacagcgtgttccagtttccgccaatatccaccaacttcgcacagccattgaaaaggagtgTGACAACATTTAtggaaaatggtggtcacaccagatactgactagttttctgatccacgacccctacctttttttttatAAAGGTCTGTataaccaacagatgcatatctgtattcccagtcatttgaaatccgTAGATTAGCACCTGTACATACATTCATTTGAATCAGGATACAGGTTTTTATTTTAGTTGTACATCTTGAATGTAAATTATGCATTAGCGATTCAGTGGTTTGTTTTACAATGTAAAATGAGTTTATGTACCCGACTTGAAAGAGCACTGTGAAATTATAGACTGTGTATTTTGAATCATATGTGAAATCTACACtatcggtcaaaagttttagaacaactagtcattcaagggtttttctttctttttactattttctacattgtagaatattagtgaagacatgaaaactattaaaaaagtagtaaccaaaaaagtgttaatcaaattgaaatatactttatatttgatattcttcaaatagccaccatttgccttgatgatagctttgccttgatgacacacttggcaatctctcaaccagcttcatgaggtagtcacctggaatgcatatctattaacaggtgtgccttcttaaaagttcatttgtggaatttctttccttaatgcgtttgagccaatcatttgtgttgtgacaaggtagggggggtatacagaagatatccctaatttggtaaaagaccaagtccatattatggcaagaacagctcaaataagcaaagggaaacgacagtccatcattactttaagacatgaaggtcagttaatacGGAACATTTTCTTGaagattcttcaagtgcagtatcaagaaccatcaagtgctatgatgaaactggctctcatgaggaccgcaacaGGAATGGAAGACACAGTGTTACCTCTGCTGTTACCTCTGCTGAAAAGTTAattagagttatcagcctcagcaattgcagcccaaataaatgtaacagacacatctcaacatcaactgttcagaggagactatgtgaatcagaccttcatggtcgaattgctgcaaagaaaccaccactaaaggacaccaataagaagaagagacttgcttgggccaagaaacacgagcaatggacattagaccgctggaaatttgtcctttggtctggagtccaaatgagagatttttggttccaaccgctgtgtctatgtgagatgcggtgtgggtgaacagatgatctccccATAGgtatttcccactgtaaagcatggaggaagaggtggctTGGGGgtgtttgctggtgacactgtgatctATTTACAATTcaaaggcacacttaatcagcatggctaccacagcattctgtagcgataaaccatcccatctggtttgtgcttagtggaacaatcatttggttttcaacaggacaatgacccaacacacctccaggctgtgtaagtgctatttgaccaagaaagagagggatgaagtgctgaatcagatgacctggcctccacaatccccaaAACTCAATCAAATTGAggtgatttgggatgagttggactgcagagtgaaggaaaagcagccaacaagtgctcagtatatgcgggaactccttcaagactgttggaaaagcaatccagtcgaagctggttgagagaatgccaagagtgtgcaaagctgtcatcaaggcaaataaaataaaataaaattgtattggtctcatacacatggttagcagatgtgaatgtgaatgtagcgaaatgcttgtgcttctagttccaacccgTGCAGTAATATCGCAAAGGGTGGaatatttgaagaatctcaaatataaaatagatatgtatttgtttaacacttttttggttactacatgattctatatgtgttatttcatagttttgatgtcttcactattattctacaatgtagaaaattgtgaAAAGcaaggaaaaacccttgaatgagtagttggtCTAagacttttgaccggtagtgtagatTGAATACTTTTCTGTTATCCAATCAGTGTTTACTGTGTATTAGATGATGCACAGCAGCATGTTCACAGCACACGTAATAAACCACACGTTTTACGTCAAGCAAGTTTATTTAAATAGCCAAGGACTGCCCCCTGCCTGCTACCATTCCAGGTTTACAACTTTTTGCTCCTCCTGATGAGTGACGTAGAGCCCACTGTCAGCGTCTGAAATGGGTGAGGTAGTGAAAAGTGTTTAGTTACTGTGGTCAGGTCACTATTATACAAATAAAACCACCTAAGGTAGAAATAGCCAGCTTGTTTGACCTGTGCCCCATATGTCACAACTGTATATGCTGATGTTTGACACACTGTACTGACAGATGTGTAGTGTGTTATTCTTCAGTGTTACCAACATTAGGTCAAATTACCTCAACCATCTCTCCGCCTTTGAGCTCCTGGATGTGTGTGAATTTGTCTGTGTTGCACATCAGCTTCCCTCCCGCCAGTCTGACCGTGCACTGTAGgggccagagaagagagaggcgaTCAGTAATGTGTAGCAATAACGAGTGACGACAGATGAGCTAAGAAACTTGGAAGACTGAACAAGACATAACACTAACTGCAGATACAAGACGATCGTCTTGACCCCCCCTCCCTCAGAAGACAGAACATCCATAAGACAGAACTTTTAAACTACCAAGCATTGCTGGACTTCAATTCAAAGATGAAACCTGTCGATTTAACAATATGTCAGTGAATCAATCAATACTTTCATATGTATAGATTCACCAGACAGGTAAATTGGGATTGCCTACCTTGAGCTTCTTGCCATCCATGGTGGTGATGTCAGCCTCTTTGCCGATGGTgaaggagttagtgatggacttTCCAGGAGTTTTGGAGGTGATGACGAAGTCATTGCCGTTCTGCTGGATCTCAGTCACGGGCTTGATGTCTTTGGCCAGCTTGATAACGTCTTCTGGGAGTGCTGA contains:
- the LOC118373628 gene encoding fatty acid-binding protein 10-A, liver basic, translated to MAFSGTWQVYAQENYEEFLRAISLPEDVIKLAKDIKPVTEIQQNGNDFVITSKTPGKSITNSFTIGKEADITTMDGKKLKCTVRLAGGKLMCNTDKFTHIQELKGGEMVETLTVGSTSLIRRSKKL